TCCAGAAGAAAAATGTCATATTTTTTCGATTTGATCATTTCGATGGCTTTTTCACCGGTTTCAGCCATTTCCACATCACAAATTTTCCGAAGGAACAGTCCCATTACATCGAGATTTATCGGGTCATCTTCCACATAAAGTGCAACAGGTCTCTGCCCCTGTTTTCCCGAAAACACTCGATTGGGTGTTTCAGTTGTTACGCCGGGGGCAATTTCTTCTTCCCTGTCTGCATCCGGTGGTGTTTCCGGGAATTTGACAGTGAAAACAGAACCTTCACCCACCTCACTTTCGACTGATATGACACCATCCATAAGTTCAACGGTTCTTTTGGTGATCGTGAGTCCGAGTCCCGTTCCCTGATAATAACGGGATTTCCCCTCGCTCACCTGACGGAACTCTTCCCAAATCAGGTCGAAATTGGATTTTTCTATTCCAATTCCGGAATCTTTTACTTTCAGGTAAACCCATCCTTTACCCTCAATCTCTTCCTTTCCAATCTCGATGCCTACATTTCCCCTTTCGGTAAATTTAATGGCATTATCAACGAGGTTATAAAGGATTCTGTTTAGGAGCCGTTCATCCACACGGGAGAAAAGCTGCTCATTGTGAACAACTGTATCCAGTTTCAGATTTTTCTTCTCGATCTCAGGGATGAAGTCATCCAGACTGTGCCTTACCAGATCGACAATATTTACATCCTTGGCAAATACTGCAAGGTTTTCAGCTTCCGCTTCAGAAAGATCAAGGATGAAGTTGAGAGTTTCACTCAGTCTTTTGCCCGAGTCATAGATTCCCTGCGACATGCTTACAAGATCCGGGTCATCCAGGGTGGAAATCAGAATCTCCGAATAGCCCAAAATACCATTCAGGGGAGTCCGAAGTTCATGATTCATGTTCGCAAGAAAGTTCGATTTCATCCTGTTGAGCGCTTCGGCTTTATTCTTTGCTTCCAGAATCTCTCGGGCAGCCCGTTTGCTCTCGGTGATGTCCCTGAGGATAACCATTGTAAATATGTCACCATTCATCTCATAAGT
The sequence above is a segment of the Bacteroidota bacterium genome. Coding sequences within it:
- a CDS encoding response regulator — protein: MKTPLRVLIVEDSEDDRELLLMKLRQGNYEPQFSQVETKEDLLNAFKQQRWDIVLSDYSMPMFDGISALRTVRELDPDIPFIIISGNIGEEVAVMAMKSGAQDYIMKGNLQRLIPAIERELKEAEHRRQKREAIEAKETSEKRFRNVFEHSVDAIGVSKDGIHIMVNPAYVKLFSYETSDEIAGIPVQDLIAPGERGKVHDYIVKRAKRENVPSGYETLGLRKDGTSFEMDVHVSTYEMNGDIFTMVILRDITESKRAAREILEAKNKAEALNRMKSNFLANMNHELRTPLNGILGYSEILISTLDDPDLVSMSQGIYDSGKRLSETLNFILDLSEAEAENLAVFAKDVNIVDLVRHSLDDFIPEIEKKNLKLDTVVHNEQLFSRVDERLLNRILYNLVDNAIKFTERGNVGIEIGKEEIEGKGWVYLKVKDSGIGIEKSNFDLIWEEFRQVSEGKSRYYQGTGLGLTITKRTVELMDGVISVESEVGEGSVFTVKFPETPPDADREEEIAPGVTTETPNRVFSGKQGQRPVALYVEDDPINLDVMGLFLRKICDVEMAETGEKAIEMIKSKKYDIFLLDINLGTGMNGMDVVKEIKKLPEYQGVPVVAVTAYAMGNDKADFLRGGCTHYLSKPYRKAEVVEIVENALK